In a genomic window of Diabrotica undecimpunctata isolate CICGRU chromosome 2, icDiaUnde3, whole genome shotgun sequence:
- the APC4 gene encoding anaphase-promoting complex subunit 4 yields MSTFHAIKQLEDKNVPVEISNMVWSDRMDLVALSNMKGEVALHRLSWTKAWNLSPPKENVEVNAMAWRPDGKVLAIGYNSGEVVLVGIENKKTLNIKDLGAEITCLSWVQEKTEVKSKESFTLKEERPKNYMKYIDLSKLYLKDPVPISNADASNSEEVKETNFMQDQTDLNLLLIGTKKGHLHIRIFGCFTCVILNMTEFLETACSIEHVQMSEDLSKIFVTVKDPEFNVKMVVLESQIFKTHTQELFCVAIKYVKLIDLITYLKNTITDITETWESFLLEIDNKLSKYAKKVPEGGVTADFLDLLMFGICSPELEEFLITDLTKKGLEKFGKTIEMSYANMQILLMRHVTRYGQNITYHLAELRGMARLEHRYEVIGLKQEQITASVQSAGSFLIKAGEIQQIINHSITNYKAFFRWLYCAILFLMDETIPSEIHKIAQQDLAYITEFLQNFDHIGNKDGSNTKGFIMERLGQYLVDAPLAFIPNMDSNDWTTFLNDSKCVQKHRSILKHNKTTSLIQQFKELSNNVNDIFEAPKDALQEQFKYIHTFDCFNFGEARLRTTSINISKEVLLFSFLEPSSHIFVLEIHVNDEKKCQARCGKFYFTHLPEETADIYEILDLAFYSNSILSLLLQEKSGNKSGTLLQFSLSLAMEKLTEIEIHTEICKSVVFTSNGSSFNPKLYKSVEMAASSFAVSGSRRVSIVLSENKRKVKLFEMEAEEEDDEEAEASSSMLKDDSVQENVVE; encoded by the exons ATGTCTACATTTCACGCAATTAAGCAGTTAGAAGACAAAAATGTTCCGGTTGAAATTAGTAATATGGTTTGGAGTGATCGCATGGACCTTGTGGCCCTTTCCAACATGAAAG gagAGGTAGCTTTACATCGACTATCATGGACAAAAGCTTGGAATTTAAGTCCTCCCAAGGAAAATGTTGAAGTAAATGCTATGGCCTGGCGACCAGATGGAAAAGTTCTGGCTATTGGCTATAATTCTGGCGAGGTTGTATTAGTTGGTATTGAGAATAAGAAAACTCTTAACATTAAAGATTTAGGTGCTGAAATAACATGTTTATCTTGGGTACAAGAGAAGACAGAAGTCAAATCTAAAGAATCATTTACTTTAAAAGAGGAACGACCAAAAAATTATATGAAGTACATA gaTCTCTCAAAATTGTACTTAAAGGATCCTGTTCCTATATCTAATGCAGACGCTTCAAACTCTGAGGAGGTTAAAGAAACCAACTTTATGCAAGATCAAACAGATCTGAATTTACTTTTAATTGGGACAAAGAAAGGCCATCTTCATATAAGAATATTTGGATGTTTTACATGTGTTATTTTGAACATGACTGAGTTTTTAGAAACAGCATGTTCAATTGAACATGTACAAATGAGTGAAGACCTTAGTAAAATTTTTGTAACTGTTAAGGATCCTGAATTTAATGTAAAAATGGTCGTATTAGAGAGCCAGATATTTAAAACTCATACGCAAGAATTGTTCTGTGTAGCTATTAAGTATGTGAAACTGATAGATTTAATTACATACCTAAAAAACACTATAACAGATATAACAGAAACCTGGGAAAGCTTTCTGTTAGAAATCGATAATAAGTTATCAAAATATGCTAAAAAAGTACCAGAAGGTGGAGTAACTGCAGATTTTCTTGATCTTTTAATGTTTGGTATCTGTTCTCCAGAGTTGGAAGAATTTCTTATTACTGATCTTACTAAAAAAGGTTTAGAAAAATTTGGTAAAACGATTGAAATGAGCTATGCCAACATGCAGATATTGCTAATGAGGCACGTTACCAGATATGGACAGAATATAACATACCATTTAGCAGAATTACGAGGGATGGCAAGACTGGAACACAGATATGAG GTAATTGGATTAAAGCAAGAACAAATAACTGCTTCTGTTCAATCAGCAGGATCCTTCCTTATCAAAGCAGGAGAGATACAGCAAATCATTAATCACTCTATAACAAATTATAAAGCATTCTTCAGGTGGCTGTATTGtgcaattttgtttttaatggatGAAACAATCCCGTCTGAAATTCATAAAATTGCTCAACAGGATTTGGCATATATTACAGAATTTTTGCAGAATTTTGATCATATTG GTAATAAAGATGGTTCTAATACTAAAGGATTTATTATGGAACGTTTGGGACAATACTTAGTAGATGCTCCCTTAGCGTTCATCCCCAATATGGACAGCAACGATTGGACAACGTTTTTAAATGATAGTAAATGTGTTCAGAAACATAGAAGTATATTAAAGCACAACAAAACAACTTCATTAATTCAACAATTTAAAGAGTTATCTAACAATGTGAATGATATTTTTGAAGCTCCGAAAGATGCTTTACAGGAACAATTCAAGTATATACATACCTTCGATTGCTTCAATTTTGGAGAAGCTCGTTTGAGGACAACTTCAATAAATATAAGCAAAGAAGTATTACTTTTTTCGTTTTTGGAACCTAGCAGTCATATTTTCGTTCTAGAAATTCACGTAAATGATGAAAAGAAGTGCCAGGCCCGTTGCGGGAAGTTCTATTTCACCCACTTGCCAGAGGAAACAGCTGACATATATGAAATATTAGATCTTGCTTTCTACTCGAATAGTATCCTCTCGTTGCTATTACAGGAAAAGTCAGGAAATAAATCGGGTACTctattacaattttctttgtcTCTAGCTATGGAAAAATTAACTGAAATTGAAATTCATACCGAAATATGTAAATCAGTCGTATTCACTTCCAATGGATCCAGTTTCAATCCGAAATTATACAAAAGTGTTGAAATGGCAGCTTCGTCCTTTGCTGTTTCCGGTAGTAGAAGAGTCAGCATTGTTTTATCCGAGAATAAGAGGAAAGTAAAGTTATTTGAAATGGAAGCTGAAGAGGAGGACGATGAAGAAGCTGAGGCCAGTAGCAGCATGTTGAAAGATGATAGTGTACAGGAGAATGTGgttgaataa